The window TCAACCCATTTCACTGCATCAGCATAGGATTGCGATACATCCACGTTACTTAACGCGAGGGCGAGCCCGAGTGCCCAGTACTGCCGTTTCATTAGTATTACTCCTTGGGATTGTCCTCATTGAGCGCGATTTCCGCAGCAGGTGACATATTCTGGCTGCTCGCGCGCTCGAGACGGCCGCCGTTCAAACGGCGGCTGTAGGCAGCAAGTAATACGAGCTGCGCGATTATCAGTCCCTCATACGGTTTTCTGTAACGGCCTTCGTTTACCGACACGGGGACGAACCCCTGCACCACAAACCAGGCGGTAAATATCGCTGCCAATAACCACTGGTGGCCCTGAAATTGATGTTTGTTTTTTCGCCATGTGTAGAGTGTGAGTGCTACCGTCAGCAGGCCCAGGGGTAACCATATCCAGCGTGAGTGGTAGTTCACAAAGCCCAGCCCGTAGTCGAGATTGGAGTCGGGCCAGGATGGATCAAGCATCAAAAAAATCAGATTCTCGCTCACCAGCCACATGTACTTCTGAAAACTCAGACTATTGCGTTCAAAGTAGGTTTCCCAGTCTTTGCTGCCATTGTCGATATTGATGTCGACAACCACCTTCCCGGTACGCGCGGTGTGCCAGTCACTGAGCGGAGCCAGAGGACGCGTGCCGGTAGATGGCGAGCCGTAGCCGTAATACCAGACAGCACCCTGGCGGGAGTACTTGATCTGAATTTCCTTCTTGCCGGATTTAGCGTAGATCATATTCATTTGGCCTACCCCGTGAGGTGCGATAAGCCCCATTTTTTGATAGCTGCGGTAGCTGAGCGGGCCAAGAATCAAGCCTAGCAGTACAAGCGAGTAGACCGCCTTGGTCATTTTCTGCGGTTGGCTGAACCAAAGCCAGGAAGCCGCGACCGCTGCCATAGGGATACAAACGCCGCGGGTCAGGCCCGCAATAATCCAGATAAACACCATGAGTACGAATGCATTTACTGTCTGTTTGCGCATCGAGCGCCAGGTGGCCCAGAGCGCGCCGCCCATGAGTGGCAGCATCAGCGTTTCTTGCATGTAGTAGCCGTAGATGCTCAGCCACGAAGGCAACCAGGTAATGGCCACCCAGCCAACCAGTGCGATGTCTTTGGAGGGTTGCAGTTCACGAAAAAACCGGTACCACAGCCAGGGCATCGCAAACGCGAGCAGAATTGTATAAAAACCGACCAATCCATGATCGCCGTAGGTTAGCTTGCCGATAGCGCTGATATACAGCTGGTACATCACCGGGTCGGTCAGCGTCATTGGGTCGTCTCTGAGCACATCGGTACCTTGCTCCCAGTGACGCTGGGGGTCGCTCCATATATGGCGGGCGGGATCGTGTTCGATGATGTAATACGCGCGGAAGAGATATCCGAGTACCAAAAGGGTGTATACCACACCGATGAAGATGGAGCGGGGATCAATGGATTTGGGGGCTACAACTGGTGTCGTCACGGCGATTACCTACAGGATTTCTTGTTGTTTTTGTGGTCGGTGGCGGGCTGGTACGCTAACGCAAAGGCGAGATTATAGCCTGCATGTGAAGCGGCTTTAAACTGCGTAAATCGCCAACAAACGCTCAGATTGAAGTGTGTCGAAGAAGAATTAAGGCGAAGGTGTTATACCCGGTGAACGCTATCGGTGGATGGTACGGAAAACCAGCAAGCACTTTGGTGGTAAGAACGTTCACGCTGGTGAGCTTTAGTGGTGGCTAGTGGAATTGCCTTGTGAAAAATCAAACAACAAGTTCACTATCAGCGCCCTGGTGGGCAGACAAACTGCGGTCTGCTTGATAGTATCCCGTGCTTGATTTACCCGTATCCCGTGCTCGACGGCTGCCGTCGTTGGCAGTCTCCCAGCTTAGGAAATATAAGAAGAAAGTTAAAAACGAGAATAACAACATGAACACTCAAACTTCGACTGCCGGCATCAGGCAGACTAAATCTGGTGCGTGGATTACCGACAAAGCCTGGATATGTGGGGTGGTAGGTGCGATTACCGTACTCCTGTGTGCGATGGCGTATAACCGGTTCGATATTTTAAATAAAGGGTTGTTTGTGTTGGGCCAACAACTTACCAGTAATCGCACCGACAGTATTCTGGCTGCCCTGTTTATTATCACTGCGGCGATGCTGATCACGGAGATGGTGAGGCTGTGGCTATGGGATCGGGAAGGCTTTATATCGATTGACCCAGATCTGCGTGCGCGGAATTTAGGAGCGTTCTTCACGAAGTCGCTGTTGAACTATTTGTTGTATCTGGCCGCATTATGGGTTGTGTTGGAGTTTTATCACACCGCCAACGAATATGGTTTTCGCATGAATGCCAACTACTATCAAGGTTGGTTCCGGTTTACCGAAATGGTGTGGTCCGCTTATCTGTGGGCGGGTTTACCCTATGTATTGCTTACCCGAGCAGTGCGTTACGATCCAAAAGCGGATTCCCGCGATACCGGTTGGTTTCTTGGCAAACTTCTGCGCTACCCTCTGGGGAAAGTCTCTGGGTCGCCACAGTTGTGCCCTCAGTTTGGCCAGGATGATGCCAAAATTGCTCGTGCTCTGATTGTGAAGTTATTCTTTACCCCACTGATGACGGTATTTTTTATTGGCCAGTTTCCGCACCTTGTCAGCAACGTGGGCTATGTATTTGGCAGCCTGCCGGCAAGTATCGCAAATGGGACTTATACTCACCGGGTTTTTAACAGTGACTTTTTTAATATTTCGATCGCGTTTATTTTTTCTATCGATGTGGCTCTGGCGTGGTGTGGTTATGTGATTTCCTCACGCTGGGTCGACAACCAGACGGCATCCGCCGAACCGACAATGCTGGGCTGGGTGGTCTGCCTTATTTGTTATCCTCCGTTCCAGCAGGCGTTGGGTTGGTACTATTCCGCACCCGGTGAGCGCGATGTGTTGCGTTTCGACAACCAGTGGATTATCACCGTGTTTACCGGGATGATGGTGTGTAGTTATATCGTCTATATGTCGGCGACTTTGTGGTTCGGTGTGCGCTTCTCCAACCTCACCAATCGAGGAATTATCCGCAAGGGGCCGTTCGCTTTTGTGCGGCACCCTGCCTATGCCTCGAAAAACTTTGCCTGGTGGTGTGTGATGTTCCCGGCGATTTTATACAACGCCACTCACACAGGTATCGAATTGGCTGCGATGCAAACGTTTGGTTTGTGCCTGATGACTTTTGTCTACTATCAACGAGCTTTGACCGAGGAGCGCCATTTGCGGCTCGATCCGGTGTATCTCGAATACTGTGAACAGGTTAAATATCGTTTTATTCCCCGCGTTTTCTAGCCCTCTTGGCAGGTACTGCTAAAAAAGCCCGGCACTAGGCCGGGCAAGACTCGCAGGATCAGAGGGTAAGGTGTTAACTGCTTTACGCTTGCATATAGCGAAATCAGAGACTGTTCAATCGCCGCTATTCCGTGGTCGCAGCGGCGCGCTTGTTGCCGCTGCGGTGCTCAGATACTCGGAGCTTTCTGTGTTCTTTTCTCAGTTTGCTGCTACCTTGCGGGTAAGCTTGGGGCTGTACACTTCGATACGAACTTTTCTTTCCAGCGCGTAGGCGTCTTTATCCCCTGCGGTGGCCATTGACATGCTTGCACCATGTGCCTGGTACTCAATTCGGCGACTGTCAATACCGCGTGCGACCAGCGCGTCGACAACACTTCGTGCTCGCTCCTCAGACAAAACGTTGTTGTACTCGTCAGTGCCGCGTGGGTCTGCAAAACCATCAAGACGTACACGAAGGCTGGGGTTATCTGTCATGTAATTTGCGAGCGATTGAATGCGCTGGCTATCCTGATGTGAAAGCGCATCTTCGCCGGTAGGGAAATACACTAAAAACTCGATTGGCTGTTCTACTTGTTTCTGCATTTTCGCGATGACTCGTTGCTGCATGGCGACCTCGTTACGGCTGCTGGTGAGAGATGTTTCCGCTTCCTTCAGCGCGGTTTTGTTGCGCTCGTGGTTTTTGTTTTGTTCGCCCAGGTAGGCGCCGGAGAGGGCACCGAGAAAAAATCCGACCGGGCCACCGGCCACGCCGCCCACGATAGTTGCTGTGGTAAAAATGCCCGCGCTTTTTGCAGCAGTTGTTGCGCTTACATCGCTTGGGGTGGCTGAGCTTGCAGCAAATATCGGCGTAGCAATGACGCTGGACAGGGCAATAGCTGTGAATGTTTTGGTGAAGGTTTTCGCTTGCAGTTTCATGAGAGATTCCTCGTGTTCAATTTCAGTGATTAAGTCAATCGGATTTGGTTAGTGGCGCTGTTCGCCGGACACAGGGTTATTAAACAGCGCAAAGCTGGCTCTCAAATGGAACAAATCGGACGGGTTAGCGATAGAAAATGGCAAACTGTGGCGGCGTAGCCTTGCCTGGACCGGTATTTAGTGGGATGCGATTGCGCTGTGCGGGCAATGCGGCTAGAGTTTCGCTCCAATTTTGTTGTAGAAAAGGCGGCATCCGTTGACCTCTGAAAATCGCACTCAACAACCGAAAAAATCGCCCAGCGTGCTGCGCTCCAGTGCGGTGGTAGGGTCCATGACGATGCTATCGCGGCTTATGGGCTTACTCAGGGATATATTATTTGCTCGGTTTCTCGGTGCAGAAGCGTCCGCCGATGCCTTTTATGTGGCCTTCAAAATTCCCAATTTTTTGCGTCGTTTATTTGCCGAAGGCGCATTTGCCCAGGCGTTCGTGCCTGTGCTTTCAGAGTATCGGGAGCAGGGCAGTGTAGAAGCCGTTCGCAATTTTATTGACCGGGTTGCTGGTTGCCTTGGTTCAGCTCTGGTGTTGCTCACGGTGGTCGTGGTTATTGCTTCACCACTCGTTGTGGGTGTGTTTGGCATGGGTTTTTTGCTGAAAAACCCGGATAAATTTGCGCTCACCTCGGATTTGCTGCGGATTACGTTTCCTTATCTGTTGCTAATTTCACTCACAGGTTTTGCCGGCGCCATACTTAACAGCTACGACCGTTTTGCCGTACCGGCATTTACTCCGGTGTTGCTGAATGCGACGCTGATCATTGCAGCAGCAATGGTTGCACCTCGGATGGACGAACCTGCGTTTGCGCT of the Teredinibacter turnerae T7901 genome contains:
- a CDS encoding methyltransferase family protein; protein product: MNTQTSTAGIRQTKSGAWITDKAWICGVVGAITVLLCAMAYNRFDILNKGLFVLGQQLTSNRTDSILAALFIITAAMLITEMVRLWLWDREGFISIDPDLRARNLGAFFTKSLLNYLLYLAALWVVLEFYHTANEYGFRMNANYYQGWFRFTEMVWSAYLWAGLPYVLLTRAVRYDPKADSRDTGWFLGKLLRYPLGKVSGSPQLCPQFGQDDAKIARALIVKLFFTPLMTVFFIGQFPHLVSNVGYVFGSLPASIANGTYTHRVFNSDFFNISIAFIFSIDVALAWCGYVISSRWVDNQTASAEPTMLGWVVCLICYPPFQQALGWYYSAPGERDVLRFDNQWIITVFTGMMVCSYIVYMSATLWFGVRFSNLTNRGIIRKGPFAFVRHPAYASKNFAWWCVMFPAILYNATHTGIELAAMQTFGLCLMTFVYYQRALTEERHLRLDPVYLEYCEQVKYRFIPRVF
- a CDS encoding OmpA family protein — protein: MKLQAKTFTKTFTAIALSSVIATPIFAASSATPSDVSATTAAKSAGIFTTATIVGGVAGGPVGFFLGALSGAYLGEQNKNHERNKTALKEAETSLTSSRNEVAMQQRVIAKMQKQVEQPIEFLVYFPTGEDALSHQDSQRIQSLANYMTDNPSLRVRLDGFADPRGTDEYNNVLSEERARSVVDALVARGIDSRRIEYQAHGASMSMATAGDKDAYALERKVRIEVYSPKLTRKVAAN